In the Dendrosporobacter quercicolus genome, CATGAATGACAATATTACCGCCTGCGATAACCTTTGCCCCGGGATTGACATCCCCCATCAGGATAACCGAGCCGTTATGGAAAATTTCCTGTCCGCCGCGCAAAGTTCTGGTAACAACTAAAGTCTGAGCCGATTCAACAGTTAGCGCCTCCAATTCGGCCTTCCCGTTTTCCGCCCGGCGTTCAAGCGCTTCCTGTAAAGTGATTCCATACTCGGCAAATAATCCGATAAGTTCTTCCTGCTGCGCAGCTGTTAGCAACCTTAACTCCAGCGGAGACATCTGCACAACAGTCCCTGGCGTAAAAAAATTAACCGCTGACCCTAATTTCGCTTTTAACTGTTCAACCATATGTTCAAATTCAACAGCCTCATTAACTACCAATAACAAACCATCCCGGCTGCCTTTAATAACAACATCCTCACGCATGCTTTACTCCCAAATTTTACCATGTATTAGTCTGCATTTCTACTACCATTTCGCTTTTTTTACCAATAATCCTGCTGTTGTTTATATTAATATTATGGTATCAGCGGCAAAAACCCGGCTAAACAGCCCGTTTTCAGTCTCCATTCAACCTGTTATAATGCTGTTTGGGGTTGATAAACTTTAGCCTCAATACCGGCAGACGGCGCCTGATTGATATTAAAAGCCGCTTCCATAATTTTTTTGGCGATGGGAACCGCTGAGGCTGTGCCAAATCCGCCTTGCTCAACAACTACGGCAATGACAATACTGGGATCTTCATAA is a window encoding:
- the minC gene encoding septum site-determining protein MinC — translated: MREDVVIKGSRDGLLLVVNEAVEFEHMVEQLKAKLGSAVNFFTPGTVVQMSPLELRLLTAAQQEELIGLFAEYGITLQEALERRAENGKAELEALTVESAQTLVVTRTLRGGQEIFHNGSVILMGDVNPGAKVIAGGNIVIHGTCRGIVHAGFFGDDTASITADRLLAAQIRIANVIARAPDELDKSERVETARIQDSVIVIGPANK